From one Rhizobium rosettiformans genomic stretch:
- a CDS encoding geranylgeranyl diphosphate reductase, with product MSKIYDVVVVGGGPCGAMAAERLAEKGHSVLLIDPDNRIKPCGGAIPSRALADFAIPETQLVARTNAARIIAPSGRTVDMTIGDIGYVGMVDRAAFDPYLRQRAADAGAERLCGKLDEMTEGDGDLLELTVESTIKDAGPEPIQIRARRVIGADGANSAVRRLMFPASRKPPYVFAYHEIVESPPNADEAVFKADRCDVVYDGRISPDFYGWVFPHGGQTSIGTGTAVKGHNIRGATRALKLAAGLGDCRVIRREGAPLPLKPMKRWDNGRNVLLAGDAAGTVAPSSGEGIYYAMLCGRLSADSVHQSLLTNSGRALADARRTFMRAHGRVFLILGIMQTIWYRNDRLREKFVAMCADPDVQRLTWESYLNKKLVRRDPLAHVRVFFKDLAKLFGIPAGQR from the coding sequence ATGTCGAAGATCTATGACGTTGTCGTTGTCGGTGGAGGCCCTTGTGGCGCCATGGCGGCCGAGCGGCTGGCCGAAAAGGGGCATAGCGTGCTCCTCATCGACCCGGATAACCGCATCAAGCCCTGCGGCGGGGCAATCCCGTCGAGAGCGCTGGCCGATTTCGCCATTCCCGAGACCCAGCTGGTGGCGCGCACCAATGCCGCGCGGATCATCGCACCATCGGGTCGGACCGTGGACATGACGATCGGCGACATCGGTTATGTCGGCATGGTGGATCGCGCCGCCTTCGACCCTTACCTTCGTCAGCGCGCAGCCGACGCCGGGGCGGAGAGACTTTGCGGCAAGCTCGACGAGATGACGGAAGGAGATGGCGACCTGCTCGAACTGACCGTGGAATCGACGATCAAGGATGCCGGTCCGGAACCGATCCAGATCCGGGCCCGACGCGTCATCGGTGCAGACGGCGCCAACTCGGCCGTGCGGCGCCTGATGTTCCCGGCCTCCCGCAAGCCGCCCTATGTCTTTGCCTATCACGAGATCGTCGAAAGCCCGCCCAACGCCGATGAGGCCGTCTTCAAGGCCGACCGCTGTGACGTCGTCTATGATGGCCGGATCTCGCCGGATTTCTACGGCTGGGTTTTCCCCCATGGCGGACAGACCAGCATCGGCACCGGCACCGCAGTCAAGGGACACAACATCCGGGGAGCAACCCGGGCCTTGAAGCTTGCCGCTGGCCTCGGCGACTGTCGGGTCATACGAAGAGAAGGGGCGCCGCTGCCGTTGAAACCGATGAAGCGCTGGGACAACGGTCGCAACGTTCTGCTGGCTGGCGATGCCGCAGGCACCGTTGCGCCGTCATCGGGCGAAGGCATCTATTACGCCATGCTCTGCGGAAGGCTATCGGCAGACTCCGTGCACCAGTCACTGCTAACCAATAGCGGACGGGCATTGGCCGATGCGCGCCGGACCTTCATGCGCGCCCATGGCAGGGTCTTTCTGATTCTCGGTATCATGCAGACGATCTGGTATCGCAACGACAGGCTGCGCGAGAAGTTCGTGGCCATGTGCGCCGACCCCGACGTGCAGCGACTGACCTGGGAATCCTATCTCAACAAGAAACTGGTGCGCCGTGATCCCCTCGCCCATGTGCGGGTCTTCTTCAAAGATCTCGCCAAGCTATTCGGCATCCCTGCGGGGCAAAGATGA
- a CDS encoding TspO/MBR family protein — MAAVVFLVIVLAAASSGAVFKPGEWYENLRKPSWTPPNWAFPVVWTILYVLIGYAGWLIWDVAGWSLPMALWSVQIVANALWSYFFFGMRRMDLALADVSVLWLSIALFILFAWPVAPLASALFVPYLVWVTAAAALNQSVRRLNPEA, encoded by the coding sequence ATGGCCGCAGTCGTCTTTCTCGTCATCGTTCTCGCTGCCGCCTCGAGCGGCGCGGTCTTCAAGCCCGGTGAGTGGTACGAGAATCTGCGCAAACCGAGCTGGACTCCGCCCAATTGGGCCTTTCCCGTGGTCTGGACGATCCTTTACGTGCTGATCGGCTATGCAGGCTGGCTGATTTGGGATGTTGCCGGCTGGTCGCTGCCCATGGCCCTGTGGTCAGTGCAAATCGTGGCCAACGCGCTCTGGTCTTATTTCTTCTTCGGCATGCGGCGCATGGATCTCGCGCTCGCGGATGTTTCAGTTCTCTGGCTTTCGATTGCGCTGTTCATCCTGTTTGCCTGGCCCGTAGCGCCGCTCGCCTCCGCCTTGTTCGTTCCCTATCTTGTCTGGGTGACGGCTGCTGCCGCACTCAATCAATCCGTCCGCCGCCTTAATCCGGAGGCCTGA
- a CDS encoding c-type cytochrome — MSRIIAAACTVAALLLSQNAFAQEGDAAAGEAVFKKCTACHNVADAKHKVGPSLQGVVGRQPGVAEGFRYSKAMTDFGADKVWDDEQLAAYLENPRGVVKGTRMAFAGLKDPKEIADVIAYMKTFPAP, encoded by the coding sequence ATGTCGAGGATAATTGCAGCCGCTTGCACCGTCGCAGCCCTTTTGCTGTCTCAGAATGCTTTCGCGCAAGAAGGAGACGCGGCAGCTGGCGAAGCCGTATTCAAGAAATGCACGGCCTGTCACAACGTCGCCGACGCCAAGCACAAGGTCGGCCCTTCCCTTCAGGGTGTCGTCGGCCGTCAACCCGGTGTGGCTGAAGGCTTCAGATACTCCAAGGCAATGACGGATTTTGGCGCCGACAAGGTATGGGACGACGAACAGTTGGCTGCCTACCTCGAGAACCCCCGTGGCGTGGTCAAGGGTACGCGCATGGCCTTCGCCGGTTTGAAGGATCCGAAGGAAATCGCCGACGTCATCGCGTATATGAAAACCTTCCCGGCCCCCTGA